One window of the bacterium genome contains the following:
- the hypF gene encoding carbamoyltransferase HypF, with protein sequence MGDGDEPVRVRLTVRGIVQGVGFRPFVHRLATQEGLVGSVVNTGAGVVIEAQGPAAAIGRFGKRLRAEAPPLAAIHDIASVLLPPAPGEGFVIDASRPQAGATTAVPPDVALCADCRREVRDPADRRFGYPFTNCTNCGPRWTIIESLPYDRPRTSMAAFTMCEACRAEYEDPADRRFHAQPNACPACGPRAWLCGEDGLGRLDDRPLAAAADALAKGLIVAVRGLGGFHLAVRADDHEAVARLRRRKHRAAKPLAVMVADVAAARALAEVTPGEEAVLTSPAAPIVLLAMHSGAAVAASVAPGHRRLGVMLPPTPLHLLLFDEVVARGIGALVMTSGNVADEPICIGNDDALEHLRGIADRWLLHDRPIARRADDSVLQVTAHGMLHVRRSRGYAPAPLPVAAPAGGAVLAVGGDLKNTVCLLKDGLAFLSPHVGELDDLATRAFFMETVDGLCGLLEATPVAIAYDEHPGYAGAQWARREAERRGIFGCGVQHHHAHLAAVMAEHRLPGPCLGLILDGTGYGSDGGIWGGELLVGDFVQCERVGSLEPMPLPGGDAAIRAPWRIAVSYLWRSGLLGDDPRRAVAQLATDWPALARWPVAGVLEMLERNVNCPATSSCGRLFDAVAAMAGIGHETAYEAQAAMEFMALTDEAAVAAAAPFPGVLGELRRRKSGPATPCLELPTALVVRGAADMIQAGAKVAEVSAAFHRALADLLAEAVVLVHADRPDLPVVLGGGVFLNAILAVAITERLERCGISAHLPRVVSPGDGGLSLGQAMVAAHRLATQAN encoded by the coding sequence ATGGGCGACGGCGACGAACCTGTGCGCGTCCGCCTGACGGTGCGCGGCATCGTGCAGGGCGTCGGGTTCCGGCCGTTCGTGCACCGGTTGGCCACCCAGGAAGGTCTGGTCGGCAGCGTGGTCAACACGGGAGCCGGCGTGGTCATCGAGGCACAGGGCCCGGCTGCCGCCATCGGCCGCTTCGGCAAGCGCCTGCGCGCCGAGGCGCCGCCGCTGGCGGCAATCCACGACATCGCAAGTGTGCTGCTGCCGCCCGCGCCGGGCGAGGGCTTTGTGATCGACGCCTCGCGCCCGCAGGCCGGCGCCACCACTGCCGTGCCGCCCGACGTGGCGCTGTGCGCCGACTGCCGCCGCGAGGTGCGTGACCCGGCCGACCGGCGCTTCGGTTACCCCTTTACCAACTGCACCAACTGCGGCCCGCGCTGGACCATCATCGAGAGCCTGCCCTACGATCGCCCGCGCACGAGCATGGCCGCCTTCACGATGTGCGAGGCGTGCCGCGCCGAGTACGAGGACCCGGCCGATCGCCGCTTCCACGCCCAGCCGAACGCCTGCCCCGCCTGCGGCCCGCGCGCCTGGCTGTGCGGCGAGGACGGCCTGGGTCGCCTCGACGACCGGCCGCTGGCCGCCGCGGCCGACGCGCTGGCCAAGGGGTTGATCGTGGCCGTGCGCGGGCTGGGCGGCTTCCATCTGGCGGTGCGCGCCGACGACCACGAAGCGGTGGCACGCCTGCGCCGGCGCAAGCACCGGGCCGCCAAGCCGCTGGCGGTAATGGTGGCGGACGTGGCGGCCGCGCGCGCGCTGGCTGAAGTGACTCCCGGTGAAGAGGCCGTGCTGACCTCGCCGGCCGCGCCGATCGTGTTGCTGGCCATGCATTCGGGCGCCGCGGTCGCGGCTTCCGTGGCGCCGGGCCACCGCCGCCTCGGCGTGATGCTGCCCCCCACGCCGCTGCACCTGCTGCTGTTCGACGAGGTTGTCGCCCGCGGCATCGGCGCCCTGGTGATGACCAGCGGCAACGTCGCCGACGAGCCGATCTGCATCGGGAATGACGACGCGCTGGAACATCTGCGCGGCATCGCCGACCGCTGGCTGCTGCACGACCGCCCCATCGCGCGCCGCGCCGACGACTCGGTGCTGCAGGTAACCGCTCACGGGATGCTGCACGTGCGGCGCAGCCGCGGCTACGCGCCGGCGCCGCTTCCCGTCGCGGCCCCGGCGGGCGGCGCGGTGCTGGCCGTGGGCGGCGACCTGAAGAACACCGTCTGCCTGCTGAAGGACGGGCTGGCCTTCCTCAGCCCGCACGTCGGCGAACTCGACGATCTGGCGACGCGCGCATTCTTCATGGAGACCGTCGACGGCCTCTGTGGCCTGCTCGAAGCAACGCCGGTCGCCATCGCGTACGACGAACACCCGGGCTACGCCGGTGCGCAGTGGGCGCGCCGCGAAGCCGAGCGGCGGGGCATCTTCGGCTGCGGCGTGCAGCACCACCACGCGCACCTGGCGGCCGTGATGGCCGAGCACCGCCTGCCGGGCCCCTGCCTGGGCCTGATCCTGGACGGCACCGGCTACGGCAGCGACGGCGGCATCTGGGGCGGCGAGTTGCTGGTCGGCGACTTCGTGCAATGCGAGCGCGTGGGCTCACTCGAGCCGATGCCGCTGCCCGGCGGCGACGCGGCGATCCGTGCTCCCTGGCGCATCGCGGTGAGCTACCTCTGGCGGTCCGGGCTGCTGGGCGACGATCCGAGGCGTGCTGTCGCGCAACTGGCGACCGACTGGCCCGCGCTGGCGCGGTGGCCGGTGGCGGGTGTGCTCGAGATGCTGGAGCGCAACGTGAACTGCCCGGCCACCAGCAGCTGCGGCCGCCTTTTCGACGCCGTGGCGGCGATGGCCGGCATCGGCCACGAGACCGCGTACGAGGCGCAGGCGGCGATGGAGTTCATGGCGCTAACGGACGAGGCCGCAGTGGCGGCAGCGGCGCCCTTCCCGGGTGTGCTCGGTGAGTTGCGCCGGCGCAAGTCCGGGCCCGCCACGCCGTGCCTCGAACTACCCACCGCCCTGGTCGTGCGCGGCGCGGCCGACATGATCCAGGCCGGCGCCAAGGTCGCGGAGGTCAGCGCCGCCTTCCACCGCGCGCTGGCCGATCTCCTGGCCGAGGCGGTGGTGCTGGTCCACGCCGATCGCCCCGACCTTCCCGTGGTACTGGGCGGCGGCGTGTTCCTGAACGCGATCCTGGCCGTGGCCATTACCGAGCGCCTGGAACGCTGCGGCATTAGCGCGCACCTGCCGCGGGTGGTATCCCCCGGCGACGGCGGCCTGTCCCTGGGCCAGGCGATGGTCGCGGCACACCGCCTGGCCACGCAGGCGAACTGA
- a CDS encoding HypC/HybG/HupF family hydrogenase formation chaperone, with protein sequence MCLAIPGRISERYEEAGLPMARVDYAGAVAAACLAYTPEAEVGDYVLVHAGFALQVLNEEEAQASLAEIARLAQIIELDGMPTEDRNPS encoded by the coding sequence ATGTGCCTGGCCATCCCCGGCCGCATCAGCGAACGCTACGAGGAGGCCGGCCTGCCGATGGCGCGGGTCGACTACGCGGGCGCGGTGGCGGCGGCCTGCCTGGCGTACACGCCCGAGGCTGAAGTGGGCGACTACGTGCTGGTGCACGCCGGCTTCGCACTGCAGGTGCTGAACGAGGAAGAGGCGCAGGCCAGCCTGGCCGAGATCGCGCGGCTGGCGCAGATCATCGAACTGGATGGGATGCCGACAGAGGATCGGAACCCGTCGTGA
- the hypD gene encoding hydrogenase formation protein HypD — MKFLAEYRDPELARALVEQLRRATTRPWTIMEICGGQTHSILRHGIDQVLPPGLELVHGPGCPVCVTPLETIDRAVAIAELPGTILTSFGDMLRVPGSRGSLLEARSRGADVRMVYSPLEALALARANPDREVVFLAVGFETTAPGNAMAAAAAADQGLLNYSQLVSHVLVPPAMAAILDAPGCRVNAFLAAGHVCTVTGWRPYEAVAARHGVPIVATGFEPVDILDGLVQAVTLLEQGEARVVNRYERAVRPDGNPAAQAMVDRMYRVCDRKWRGIGVITQSGLELRPEFAAWDAERKFDVAGIAPAESAECIAGLVLQGRARPADCPAFGRACTPQTPLGATMVSSEGACAAWFRYGRKVTE; from the coding sequence GTGAAGTTCCTGGCCGAATACCGCGACCCGGAGCTGGCCCGCGCGCTGGTCGAGCAGCTGCGACGCGCGACCACGCGCCCGTGGACGATCATGGAGATCTGCGGCGGCCAGACGCACAGCATCCTGCGCCACGGCATCGACCAGGTGCTGCCGCCGGGCCTGGAGCTGGTGCACGGCCCCGGCTGCCCGGTGTGCGTGACGCCGCTGGAGACGATCGACCGCGCGGTCGCGATCGCCGAACTGCCCGGCACGATCCTCACCAGCTTCGGCGACATGCTGCGGGTGCCAGGCTCGCGCGGCAGCCTGCTCGAGGCGCGCAGCCGCGGCGCCGACGTGCGCATGGTCTACTCGCCGCTCGAGGCGCTGGCCCTCGCGCGCGCGAACCCCGATCGCGAGGTCGTCTTCCTGGCCGTGGGCTTCGAGACCACCGCGCCCGGCAACGCGATGGCCGCCGCAGCCGCCGCCGACCAGGGCCTGCTCAACTACAGCCAACTGGTCAGCCACGTGCTGGTGCCGCCGGCGATGGCGGCCATCCTCGATGCGCCCGGCTGCCGCGTGAATGCGTTCCTGGCCGCGGGCCACGTCTGCACGGTGACAGGCTGGCGCCCGTACGAGGCGGTCGCGGCACGGCACGGCGTGCCCATCGTGGCCACGGGCTTCGAGCCGGTCGATATCCTCGACGGGCTGGTGCAGGCCGTCACGCTGCTGGAACAGGGCGAGGCGCGCGTGGTCAACCGCTACGAGCGCGCCGTGCGGCCCGACGGCAACCCGGCGGCGCAGGCGATGGTCGACCGCATGTACCGGGTGTGCGACCGCAAGTGGCGCGGCATCGGCGTCATCACGCAGAGCGGCCTGGAGCTGCGTCCCGAGTTCGCGGCCTGGGACGCCGAGCGGAAGTTCGACGTCGCGGGCATCGCGCCGGCCGAATCGGCCGAGTGCATCGCCGGGCTGGTGCTGCAGGGCCGCGCGCGCCCGGCCGACTGCCCCGCCTTCGGCCGCGCGTGCACGCCGCAGACGCCGCTGGGCGCCACCATGGTCTCGAGCGAGGGCGCCTGCGCCGCCTGGTTCCGCTATGGAAGGAAGGTCACGGAGTGA
- a CDS encoding MGMT family protein: MSLRQYDAILAIVESIPAGRVATYGQIADLAGLPGRARLVGTTLRKLPDDSAVPWHRVVNAGGRISPRGDGMSVTEQELLLADEGVVIDVRGRIRLTVFQWCP; encoded by the coding sequence TTGAGCCTTCGGCAATACGACGCTATCCTGGCCATCGTCGAGTCCATTCCGGCCGGCCGCGTGGCTACCTACGGCCAGATTGCCGATCTGGCTGGACTTCCGGGGCGCGCCCGGCTGGTGGGAACAACGCTCAGGAAGCTGCCGGACGACAGCGCGGTGCCCTGGCACCGGGTGGTCAACGCCGGCGGCCGGATCAGCCCGCGCGGCGACGGCATGTCGGTGACCGAACAGGAACTGCTGCTGGCCGACGAAGGGGTCGTCATCGACGTCCGCGGGCGCATCCGGTTGACGGTCTTCCAGTGGTGTCCCTGA
- a CDS encoding sulfatase gives MLRRVLASALGLILVPVLTGLVACDRAHSARRPDVVMIAIDTLRSDHLHCYGNDWIRTPNLDALARDGVRFTRCYATAPWTLPSFASIFTGLTPSHHGAVGGTREVLDDRVTTLAEHLGGAGYRTYGVASVKWLTRPFGTTQGFNFELPLKSLPDLEGGPLVTALGLATFDLPRDMPLFTFLHYFDAHAPYAPPPPFARMYYEGDERAPGVPVLDFLRSTANAAPNRDGGMYDWLAGVTDLRFPAREYAAGVSYTDDHVGQVVAELKRRQRYDDTLIIVVADHGEHLGEHGLWFTHTLPYQETLHVPLLVKLPLGRAAGRVIDTPVSTLDILPTLLDWLDLPAAACDGRSLRDLVEGRDRGDPSLLVAEQGSEPDDFSKSLTVWPWKLIYFRSPAGERYELYDLGRDPEERRDLAAQRRPTWPASVPASGSCSKSSVPSAATRRRARPTWTPAPGGNCARSATWPEVMLRNLRLRPLPAQPPARAGPRAPRTNERRVMARSTPCGLRHRHRDGAFADLYRDAQSTNRRQRSVGASLPVLMFAILRHDRLRSGGKRPAGAYQRRPRQGLEAEAGGVGEAGIRARDAILCGHRAGWCAFVAVAPARREPAVAQFDVACVSIDRQTRAARGDMDHRIAHVRRLVAGRQSQQGGVARPCRVDGVVVEMQYALAVEVLVAPVTAIVHDLAVAGALVLDQQVAVDQGRAVSGIVAQFDIVGFDQVELTVARLDPVVADHGAGRAVLEVVAATAGTQRAVPVVLEEDAEALGVGVVLVDAALDAVGVDVVAAQDEIADLGAGEDAVAAVRQHAVLDGDVGADLGVDRRRVRAVGAGSAGVVGIGVSWSTAADFEPLQVDMSRHDVVRRKIRAADLHHGAALVPVVEGEPCHGTIPADHRAGAGHGVANAEDHHGRRLRRRRVDHPFREVGLRAVVDPHQRRRRQGFPGHLRRLGQGIAGSDVEDDGKIPGGPGGNS, from the coding sequence ATGCTGCGCAGAGTGCTGGCGTCCGCGCTGGGGCTCATCCTCGTTCCGGTACTTACCGGGCTCGTGGCGTGCGATCGCGCGCACTCCGCACGCCGGCCGGACGTCGTGATGATCGCCATCGATACCCTTCGGTCCGATCATCTCCACTGCTACGGCAACGACTGGATCCGCACCCCCAACCTCGACGCCCTGGCCCGCGACGGAGTCCGCTTCACACGCTGCTACGCCACCGCGCCATGGACCCTGCCGTCGTTCGCCTCGATCTTCACCGGCCTGACGCCGAGCCACCACGGCGCCGTTGGAGGAACGCGCGAGGTCCTCGACGACCGCGTCACCACGCTCGCCGAGCACCTCGGCGGCGCCGGCTACCGCACCTACGGCGTCGCGAGTGTCAAGTGGCTGACCCGCCCGTTCGGCACGACCCAGGGCTTCAACTTCGAGTTGCCGTTGAAGTCGTTGCCAGACCTCGAAGGAGGGCCGCTGGTGACGGCGCTGGGGCTGGCCACGTTCGACCTGCCGCGCGACATGCCGCTCTTCACATTCCTCCACTACTTCGATGCGCACGCCCCGTACGCGCCACCGCCGCCGTTCGCGCGTATGTACTACGAGGGCGACGAGCGGGCCCCCGGGGTGCCGGTGCTCGACTTCCTGCGCTCGACGGCCAACGCCGCGCCCAACCGCGACGGGGGCATGTACGACTGGCTGGCCGGTGTGACCGACCTGCGGTTCCCCGCGCGGGAGTACGCGGCCGGCGTCAGCTACACCGACGACCACGTGGGCCAGGTCGTGGCCGAACTCAAGCGGCGCCAGCGCTACGACGACACGCTGATCATCGTCGTGGCCGACCACGGCGAGCACCTCGGCGAACATGGCCTCTGGTTCACGCACACGCTGCCGTACCAGGAGACGCTGCACGTGCCCCTGCTCGTCAAGCTGCCGCTCGGCCGCGCCGCCGGCCGCGTGATCGACACGCCGGTCTCCACGCTTGATATCCTGCCGACCCTGCTCGACTGGCTCGACCTTCCGGCGGCGGCATGCGACGGGCGGAGTCTGCGGGATCTCGTCGAGGGACGCGACCGGGGTGACCCCTCGCTGCTCGTGGCCGAGCAGGGGTCGGAGCCGGACGACTTCTCCAAGTCGCTCACGGTCTGGCCGTGGAAGTTGATCTACTTCCGCTCTCCTGCGGGTGAACGTTACGAGCTCTACGATCTGGGCCGGGACCCCGAAGAGCGGCGCGACCTCGCCGCGCAGCGCCGGCCGACCTGGCCCGCCTCAGTGCCCGCCTCTGGGAGCTGTTCGAAGAGCAGCGTCCCATCGGCCGCGACGCGGCGTCGGGCGCGGCCGACCTGGACGCCCGCGCCCGGCGGCAACTGCGCTCGCTCGGCTACGTGGCCGGAAGTGATGCTCCGAAACCTTCGGCTCCGTCCACTTCCGGCTCAGCCTCCGGCGCGGGCCGGCCCGCGAGCCCCGCGCACGAATGAACGGCGCGTGATGGCGCGCTCAACGCCGTGCGGGCTCCGGCATCGACATCGCGACGGGGCCTTTGCGGACCTGTATCGGGATGCTCAAAGCACCAATCGTCGGCAACGATCCGTCGGCGCGAGCCTGCCCGTCCTGATGTTCGCGATACTGCGCCATGACCGATTGCGCAGCGGCGGCAAGCGGCCCGCCGGCGCTTACCAGCGGCGACCCCGGCAAGGGCTGGAAGCCGAGGCCGGAGGAGTCGGCGAAGCCGGGATCCGTGCCCGCGATGCAATCCTGTGCGGTCACCGAGCCGGTTGGTGCGCCTTCGTGGCTGTTGCTCCAGCCCGTCGTGAGCCAGCAGTGGCGCAGTTCGACGTCGCCTGCGTCAGCATTGATCGCCAGACGCGCGCCGCCCGCGGTGACATGGATCACCGTATTGCGCACGTCCGCCGCCTCGTCGCCGGTCGACAATCGCAGCAGGGTGGTGTTGCCCGGCCGTGTCGAGTAGACGGTGTTGTGGTAGAAATGCAGTACGCCCTTGCGGTAGAAGTCCTCGTCGCCCCCGTCACCGCCATAGTGCACGATCTGGCTGTTGCCGGTGCTCTCGTTCTCGATCAGCAGGTTGCCGTAGACCAGGGTCGTGCGGTATCGGGGATCGTCGCGCAGTTCGACATAGTCGGTTTCGACCAGGTCGAGTTGACGGTTGCCCGCCTCGATCCAGTTGTAGCGGATCACGGTGCCGGCCGAGCGGTCCTTGAGGTTGTTGCCGCCACAGCCGGGACGCAGCGGGCCGTACCGGTTGTACTCGAAGAGGATGCCGAGGCACTCGGTGTAGGAGTTGTGCTCGTAGATGCTGCCCTCGATGCCGTTGGCGTGGATGTAGTTGCCGCGCAGGACGAGATCGCTGACCTGGGAGCCGGCGAAGACGCCGTTGCCGCAGTCCGTCAGCACGCAGTCCTCGATGGTGATGTGGGCGCCGATCTCGGCGTGGACCGCCGCCGCGTTCGTGCTGTAGGTGCCGGGAGCGCCGGCGTCGTCGGTATAGGCGTATCCTGGTCGACCGCTGCGGATTTCGAGCCCTTGCAGGTGGATATGAGCCGGCACGATGTCGTCCGCAGGAAGATTCGAGCCGCCGATCTTCACCACGGAGCGGCCCTCGTTCCAGTAGTCGAGGGCGAGCCGTGTCACGGCACCATCCCCGCTGATCACCGGGCGGGCGCCGGTCACGGGGTCGCGAACGCCGAGGACCACCACGGGCGCAGATTGCGTCGCCGCCGTGTTGATCACCCATTTCGCGAGGTAGGGTTGCGGGCGGTGGTGGATCCGCACCAGCGTCGACGGCGCCAGGGATTCCCAGGGCACCTGCGTCGGCTCGGTCAGGGCATAGCCGGGTCCGACGTCGAGGACGACGGCAAAATCCCCGGCGGCCCAGGTGGAAACAGCTGA
- a CDS encoding DTW domain-containing protein translates to MSREVCYRCFWPKAHCWCASIEPMHTRTRFVLLMHPKEWKREKAATGRLTHLCLAESEAHMALECDTHPAVKAILADPGSFPVLLYPGEGARNLSRGELAASDLGDRRLVVFVLDATWGRARKMLKLSPLLQCLPRVVFTASAPSRYVIKRQPQEGCLSTLEAVHETLLALARHGLDRYDRPDQLLAVFDRMQQFHIDFARDPARAERRYHRSAPPLPDVEIARRFSDPAPAATSRRRRFIRGGG, encoded by the coding sequence ATGAGCCGAGAGGTGTGTTACCGCTGCTTCTGGCCGAAGGCGCACTGCTGGTGTGCCTCGATCGAGCCGATGCACACGCGCACGCGCTTCGTGCTGCTCATGCATCCGAAGGAGTGGAAGCGGGAGAAGGCCGCGACCGGCCGGCTGACGCACCTTTGCCTCGCGGAGAGCGAGGCGCACATGGCACTCGAGTGCGACACGCATCCCGCCGTGAAGGCGATCCTGGCCGATCCGGGCAGCTTCCCCGTGCTGCTCTATCCGGGCGAGGGCGCGCGCAATCTCTCGCGTGGCGAACTCGCGGCCTCCGACCTTGGCGACCGCCGCCTGGTGGTCTTCGTGCTGGATGCGACCTGGGGCCGTGCGCGCAAGATGCTCAAGCTCTCGCCGCTCCTGCAATGCCTGCCGCGCGTCGTCTTCACGGCGTCGGCGCCGAGCCGCTACGTGATCAAGCGCCAACCGCAGGAAGGCTGCCTCTCGACGCTCGAGGCCGTGCACGAGACGCTGCTCGCGCTCGCGCGCCACGGACTCGATCGCTACGACCGGCCCGACCAGCTTCTCGCGGTGTTCGACCGCATGCAGCAGTTCCACATCGATTTCGCGCGCGATCCGGCGCGGGCCGAACGCCGCTATCATCGCTCGGCGCCGCCCCTGCCGGATGTGGAGATCGCCAGGCGGTTTTCCGACCCCGCTCCCGCCGCGACGTCGAGGCGGCGGCGCTTCATCCGGGGTGGCGGGTAG
- a CDS encoding beta-lactamase family protein, which produces MGVALDAVVTDADFAFAVQRADGRRYVHNRGAASLTTVYESASTSKLVTAVVILRLVEQGHLTLADHPQDHIPDWPITAGDPLRDLTLAHLLSFTSGLTSEPLCLNLPGVDFENCVGAIATANAGNGKVPGTEFHYASTHMQVAGLMAIQARGFTSWTQVFDEFRTPTGLFPTGTYDLPSAGNPRLAGGMHWTGAEYLDFLVALRGGTLLGEAAMAELLQDRTAGSVSIAYSPVTAIGEQWHYGFGFWHECASATFNCEAGVRISSPGAYGAYPFWDRRLDVVGIVAREGALQTGFEGVSVERAVRAQVEAWNNCR; this is translated from the coding sequence CTGGGCGTCGCGTTGGACGCCGTCGTGACGGACGCGGATTTCGCCTTCGCCGTCCAGCGCGCGGACGGCCGCCGCTACGTCCACAACCGCGGCGCTGCGAGCCTGACGACGGTCTACGAATCCGCGTCGACTTCCAAGCTCGTCACGGCCGTAGTCATCCTGCGGCTGGTCGAACAGGGTCACCTCACGCTGGCCGACCATCCCCAGGACCACATCCCGGACTGGCCCATCACTGCCGGCGACCCGCTCCGCGACCTGACCCTGGCCCACCTGCTGAGCTTCACCTCGGGACTGACCAGCGAACCGCTGTGTCTCAACCTGCCGGGTGTCGACTTCGAGAACTGCGTCGGCGCCATTGCGACCGCCAATGCGGGCAACGGCAAGGTCCCGGGCACGGAGTTCCACTATGCGAGCACGCACATGCAGGTGGCCGGCCTGATGGCGATCCAGGCCCGCGGCTTCACGTCATGGACGCAGGTGTTCGACGAGTTCCGGACCCCGACCGGCCTCTTCCCGACCGGCACCTACGACCTGCCTTCGGCCGGCAATCCGCGCCTGGCGGGCGGCATGCACTGGACGGGCGCGGAGTACCTGGATTTCCTGGTCGCGTTGCGCGGCGGGACACTGCTCGGCGAGGCCGCCATGGCCGAGCTCCTGCAGGACCGCACCGCGGGCAGCGTCAGCATCGCCTATTCGCCGGTCACGGCGATCGGTGAGCAGTGGCACTACGGCTTCGGGTTCTGGCACGAGTGCGCGAGTGCGACGTTCAACTGCGAGGCAGGCGTGCGCATCTCCAGTCCCGGCGCCTACGGCGCCTATCCGTTCTGGGATCGCCGGCTCGATGTCGTCGGTATCGTGGCGCGCGAAGGTGCGCTGCAGACGGGCTTCGAGGGGGTGTCCGTCGAGCGTGCTGTCCGGGCGCAGGTCGAGGCGTGGAACAACTGCCGATGA
- a CDS encoding T9SS type A sorting domain-containing protein — MAADCADYGSFMRRIGEIATVVSAGDLAVAGDVLCISGGFSGLALVDISDLENPQHLGVVDTPHMAYAVAVSGHIALVADYRAGLQVIDFTDPSAPTLVGSFDTPGYSWDVCAQDTLAYITDSDVGLMVIDFGDPAHPALVGQVAIEGFAARLALAGNLVYVGTDSNGTLIVDVTDPQAPVVVGHVVIPSSVASLAVAGDILYVGDNASRLLSIDVSVPAAPQLLDQVPVSAEGVAVVDGLAYVTTFSSGLSTYDVADPSEMVRRGDLALPQGANSVVIRGNRALVANGGAGLQVVDIASVDSPPTFGSVAITSNVTAVAAMGDLACFTRYPGMGVVDVSHPAAPFLVGTLDLPGESVGVAVAGSRACVAAGMSGLHVVDLTDPGAPALMGTIDTPWSATGVAMTGSYALVTDGESGMLVVDVSDPYAPAIAGVADTPGSARSVVVAQGHAFVADWMSGLSVIDISDPEHPAIVGGVDTPGTAWGVTVSGNVLYLADGSEGFRVFDITNPAMPQLLAVIDTPGGARHVVVEAGYAFVADGITGLVVIDVADPLHPVIVGGVNTPGTGMDVTLVNGAVCLADLMSLRILPMPCGVAAAPEPGVTVASNRRLWAFPNPATGRTSIRLVAGETELLRADVYDMAGRRVRSLAAGPATAGIREFAWDGCDQSGRALPAGVYFVRAVTGSGEATGRVVLTR, encoded by the coding sequence ATGGCCGCCGACTGTGCCGACTACGGCAGCTTCATGCGCAGGATCGGTGAAATCGCGACCGTGGTCTCGGCCGGCGATCTCGCCGTTGCCGGCGACGTCCTCTGCATCTCCGGCGGTTTCTCCGGCCTCGCACTGGTCGACATTTCCGATCTGGAGAATCCGCAGCACCTGGGTGTCGTCGACACGCCCCACATGGCCTACGCCGTCGCCGTCTCCGGCCACATCGCCCTCGTCGCGGACTATCGTGCGGGACTTCAGGTGATCGATTTCACCGACCCGTCGGCCCCGACGCTCGTGGGCAGCTTCGACACACCGGGCTACTCCTGGGATGTCTGTGCGCAGGACACGCTGGCGTACATCACCGACAGCGACGTCGGGCTGATGGTGATCGACTTCGGCGATCCCGCGCACCCCGCGCTTGTGGGGCAGGTCGCGATCGAGGGCTTTGCCGCTCGCCTTGCCCTTGCCGGCAACCTGGTGTACGTCGGGACCGATTCGAACGGTACGCTGATCGTCGATGTCACGGACCCGCAGGCGCCGGTGGTTGTCGGCCACGTGGTGATACCCTCGTCCGTAGCGAGTCTCGCCGTGGCGGGCGACATCCTCTATGTCGGCGACAACGCTTCCAGGCTCCTGTCGATCGACGTCAGCGTGCCGGCGGCGCCTCAACTGCTGGACCAGGTGCCTGTGTCGGCCGAAGGCGTCGCCGTGGTCGACGGTCTCGCGTACGTCACCACCTTCAGTTCCGGCCTGTCGACCTACGATGTCGCCGACCCCTCGGAGATGGTGCGGCGCGGTGACCTGGCGTTGCCGCAGGGCGCCAACAGCGTCGTCATCCGCGGAAACCGCGCACTGGTCGCGAACGGCGGAGCCGGTCTGCAGGTCGTCGACATCGCGAGCGTCGACAGCCCCCCGACTTTCGGGTCGGTCGCGATCACGAGCAACGTCACCGCCGTGGCCGCCATGGGTGATTTGGCCTGCTTTACGCGATACCCCGGAATGGGTGTCGTCGACGTGTCACATCCCGCAGCGCCCTTCCTGGTGGGCACTCTCGACCTGCCCGGCGAGTCCGTCGGCGTGGCCGTCGCCGGTTCACGCGCCTGCGTGGCGGCCGGCATGTCGGGCCTGCATGTCGTCGACCTCACCGATCCGGGGGCGCCTGCACTCATGGGAACGATCGACACGCCCTGGTCGGCTACGGGTGTTGCCATGACCGGCAGCTACGCGCTGGTTACGGATGGGGAATCAGGGATGCTGGTCGTGGATGTCTCCGATCCGTATGCGCCCGCCATCGCAGGTGTGGCCGACACGCCGGGTTCGGCCCGTTCGGTCGTCGTGGCGCAGGGCCATGCCTTCGTCGCCGACTGGATGTCCGGCCTGAGCGTGATCGATATCAGCGATCCTGAACATCCCGCCATTGTGGGCGGCGTCGACACGCCGGGGACCGCCTGGGGCGTGACCGTGTCGGGCAACGTCCTTTATCTCGCGGACGGCAGCGAGGGCTTCAGGGTCTTCGATATCACGAACCCCGCCATGCCCCAACTGCTGGCCGTCATCGACACCCCGGGCGGCGCCCGGCACGTCGTGGTCGAGGCGGGGTACGCCTTTGTCGCCGACGGCATCACCGGCCTGGTGGTGATCGATGTCGCGGATCCGTTGCATCCGGTCATCGTCGGAGGCGTCAACACCCCGGGCACGGGGATGGACGTGACCCTGGTGAACGGCGCCGTCTGTCTCGCCGACCTGATGAGCCTGCGGATCCTGCCCATGCCGTGCGGTGTGGCGGCCGCCCCGGAACCCGGCGTGACGGTGGCCTCGAACCGGCGCCTGTGGGCCTTCCCGAACCCCGCGACGGGCCGGACCTCGATCCGCCTGGTCGCCGGCGAAACGGAACTGCTTCGCGCGGATGTGTACGACATGGCCGGGCGCAGGGTGCGCAGCCTGGCGGCCGGTCCGGCAACCGCCGGCATCCGCGAGTTCGCCTGGGATGGTTGCGACCAGTCCGGCCGTGCGCTGCCGGCGGGCGTCTACTTCGTGCGCGCCGTCACCGGCAGCGGGGAAGCGACGGGGCGCGTCGTGCTGACGAGGTAG